Below is a genomic region from Sebastes umbrosus isolate fSebUmb1 chromosome 20, fSebUmb1.pri, whole genome shotgun sequence.
GTCCACAGAGGACGCCGCAGGTCTCGATCCCTCTGGCGGTGTTGGCGTCGGCCAGCAGGAGGAAGCGGTAGGTCAGATCTCTGGGTATCACCACCCGCCTCAGACCCTCCACCCTCTGAGctgcacaacaaaacaaacacacacagcaacatgtgTGATAAACACACCTGTATGCGCTCACACACGGTCAGGTATGTGTGTACTCACCGTGTACTCCAGCCAGCGTGGCAGCCGATTGGCTGACGGGAGCTGCCGGTCTGTTCCTGTTAGGATCCGCCCCCTGGGATCGTACgctgtctctgattggctgctgagacagacaggagccGTCCGTCACCTCAGGCACTTTGGTCTCCACCTGAAGGAGAAACACAAATCCTActagtactagtggtagtacGCAGTGCTGGTACTACAGTGTGATGCTACGGTGACCTTTAGctccgcctcctctcctctcctattgGCCAGTTCCTGACGCCTCAGCTGGTCCTCGAAGAAGCGAAACTGTTCTGATTCGATCTGCATGCGTCGCAGGGCGGCGAcgcgctgcctctcctcctccagtaaCAGGCACCGCCTCCTGTCCTCGCCCAATAGGGAGAGCCGCTGCAGCTGCTGGCCACACCCGtccaccaccgccgccgccgcctggctctgaggagacaggaagtcacatgACCAGGTCTGCTGGCTGCGTTTGTTTGACCACCATCtctttgatttattgtttcagGGAACTCTAAGACGTTCCGCGTCTTTTACACGCTCAAATCCATCGCTGTAATcgtgtggcggtactgagttccccagactttagttgttcagtcagaactgaaaaacagttcccatccacataataatataaaataaaatgccttcttaataataataatgaacaaatgcctcttcaataatgaacaaatgcctctatattaacaaacaattaaggaaactgaaatattggtttgtgtttttccttttaccctcctttaaagttttcccaaataaaatacactaaaagaaatgggtataaagggtttcattgaaaatcaacaaatgactagaatacaaaaatacagcctacaggcgttaggctattgtaaggcaagccagatcgttgcacaaatagcacctaatcgtcccagtgcaggtaacctaattggttggcacttaacttgtttccccaactaggagtcaacactctcaacaaacaaaacacaaagatcacagaatcccaaaagggcccaaaacagaccagagtttctggtaaagctgataacacgttgcattgagtgaaggagagatcagaatgacactgggtgtgcagtttccctcctcttttaagccctacagaaagggcgtcgttacaccctgattggccaagaggggaatgcaccaagctgctctcaactatcatttaagagccagtccccacaccctgcgcaacaggtgaactgaataaccctctgatcactcagcaactcaaccaaaaaaacaccagggaaaaggaaacaacagcaagcaccagagaattggcagctgccacaatcGGATCGAATCAAACGATGCAATCTGATTGGACGACACACACTCACCTGGGCTCTGAGGTACTCGCTGTGTTCCCTGCTGTATTTCTCCTGAAGACGTTTCTTCAACTCGTCTTTACGAGGAAACGCCACTTCCTGAAGTTTCTACAGGGACAAAGACAGAGTAGAaatacaactactacaactaatgCTGCTACGcaatttacattatgatgcattcaggctaatagtaataataataataataacaaattaacaacaatcataataataataataataataatgatgaagttattattattattataataaataataataataataataatgatgttattattattattattattattattattattattaataataataataataataataatgataatgataataatgatgatgttattattattattaataataataataataatgatgatgatgttattaataataataataataattatgttattattattattattattattattaataataataataataatgatgatgatgttattaataataataataataatgatgaagttattattattataataaataataataataataataataatgatataattattattattactaataataataataatgataatgataataatgattatgatgttattattattattattattattattattattattattattattaataataataataataataataataataatgatgatgatgttattaataataataataataataatgatgttattattattattattattattaataataataataataataatgataatgataataatgatgatgatgttattattattattattattattattattattattaataataataataataatgatattattattattattattattattaataataataatgatgatgatgttattaataataacactaaCAGTGTTGTTACCTTCATGATGAGCTGTTTCTCCGGGAGGCTGCAGTGCTGGTAGTCTCTGTGACCGGGCAGCTTCTCTACAAACAGACTGAACACattttattgtgtaaataaacacCAACAGGAAGCAGAAGTCATGGCGGCGGCGGCATGCTGCGAGTCTCACGTGATGAACTTGGTGTAGAGGACGTAGGCGTTCTCCAGGCTTCCCTCCTCCAGGTAAACCGCCGCCATGCGCTCCATCTCCACGCCGGAGCGCAGGTAGCGCCTCGGTGCAACGTCCTCGTTGATCTCCACGCTGCATCCCATCTTCCCCAGCGCCCGCACTCGCTCCGCCGCCGTCAGCGACACGTCCGTGTAGTCGGGTTCTGCCGCCAGCTTCTTCTAAACAATATGAACACACTGATGAATTACAGGGatgtcatcattattattattattattattattattactattattattattattattattattactattactattattattattactattattattattattattattat
It encodes:
- the stambpl1 gene encoding AMSH-like protease isoform X5; this translates as MDEPAVGQSEEAVTHTHTHTHTHTMEQGFSLNTLKKLAAEPDYTDVSLTAAERVRALGKMGCSVEINEDVAPRRYLRSGVEMERMAAVYLEEGSLENAYVLYTKFITLFVEKLPGHRDYQHCSLPEKQLIMKKLQEVAFPRKDELKKRLQEKYSREHSEYLRAQSQAAAAVVDGCGQQLQRLSLLGEDRRRCLLLEEERQRVAALRRMQIESEQFRFFEDQLRRQELANRRGEEAELKVETKVPEVTDGSCLSQQPIRDSVRSQGADPNRNRPAAPVSQSAATLAGVHEGGGSEAGGDTQRSDLPLPPAGRRQHRQRDRDLRRPLWTTDAQRVPADSRRDPQTVGRSGFLRHGERGGTVQFPGPTEPADARLDTYSSHSDGLPLQRRPPHSLFLPADAAGGRRHRLRSQTQRYRCVQAQLFGDVGGFWLQTQRFPSSLQGAASLQRV
- the stambpl1 gene encoding AMSH-like protease isoform X3 → MDEPAVGQSEEAVTHTHTHTHTHTMEQGFSLNTLKKLAAEPDYTDVSLTAAERVRALGKMGCSVEINEDVAPRRYLRSGVEMERMAAVYLEEGSLENAYVLYTKFITLFVEKLPGHRDYQHCSLPEKQLIMKKLQEVAFPRKDELKKRLQEKYSREHSEYLRAQSQAAAAVVDGCGQQLQRLSLLGEDRRRCLLLEEERQRVAALRRMQIESEQFRFFEDQLRRQELANRRGEEAELKVETKVPEVTDGSCLSQQPIRDSVRSQGADPNRNRPAAPVSQSAATLAGVHAQRVEGLRRVVIPRDLTYRFLLLADANTARGIETCGVLCGRLMHNEFLLTHVVIPKQSAGPDFCDMENVEELFSFQDQQNLLTLGWIHTHPTQTAFLSSVDLHTHCSYQLMLPEAVAIVCAPKHNDTGVFRLSCSGMSEVSGCRLKGFHPHSKEPPLFSVCKHVVVRDSKISLLDLR
- the stambpl1 gene encoding AMSH-like protease isoform X4, coding for MDEPAVGQSEEAVTHTHTHTHTHTMEQGFSLNTLKKLAAEPDYTDVSLTAAERVRALGKMGCSVEINEDVAPRRYLRSGVEMERMAAVYLEEGSLENAYVLYTKFITLFVEKLPGHRDYQHCSLPEKQLIMKKLQEVAFPRKDELKKRLQEKYSREHSEYLRAQSQAAAAVVDGCGQQLQRLSLLGEDRRRCLLLEEERQRVAALRRMQIESEQFRFFEDQLRRQELANRRGEEAELKVETKVPEVTDGSCLSQQPIRDSVRSQGADPNRNRPAAPVSQSAATLAGVHEGGGSEAGGDTQRSDLPLPPAGRRQHRQRDRDLRRPLWTTDAQRVPADSRRDPQTVGRSGFLRHGERGGTVQFPGPTEPADARLDTYSSHSDGLPLQRRPPHSLFLPADAAGGRRHRLRSQTQRYRCVQAQLFGDVGGFWLQTQRFPSSLQGAASLQRETLCPFSSLCSCCINKY
- the stambpl1 gene encoding AMSH-like protease isoform X2; this encodes MDEPAVGQSEEAVTHTHTHTHTHTMEQGFSLNTLKLAAEPDYTDVSLTAAERVRALGKMGCSVEINEDVAPRRYLRSGVEMERMAAVYLEEGSLENAYVLYTKFITLFVEKLPGHRDYQHCSLPEKQLIMKKLQEVAFPRKDELKKRLQEKYSREHSEYLRAQSQAAAAVVDGCGQQLQRLSLLGEDRRRCLLLEEERQRVAALRRMQIESEQFRFFEDQLRRQELANRRGEEAELKVETKVPEVTDGSCLSQQPIRDSVRSQGADPNRNRPAAPVSQSAATLAGVHAQRVEGLRRVVIPRDLTYRFLLLADANTARGIETCGVLCGRLMHNEFLLTHVVIPKQSAGPDFCDMENVEELFSFQDQQNLLTLGWIHTHPTQTAFLSSVDLHTHCSYQLMLPEAVAIVCAPKHNDTGVFRLSCSGMSEVSGCRLKGFHPHSKEPPLFSVRHSVLSPHCVPAASISINKQKLDIIISYSIFFGHFSDFFVNFLDFFQKNVRVQHRPAPTQSCTP
- the stambpl1 gene encoding AMSH-like protease isoform X1, whose amino-acid sequence is MDEPAVGQSEEAVTHTHTHTHTHTMEQGFSLNTLKKLAAEPDYTDVSLTAAERVRALGKMGCSVEINEDVAPRRYLRSGVEMERMAAVYLEEGSLENAYVLYTKFITLFVEKLPGHRDYQHCSLPEKQLIMKKLQEVAFPRKDELKKRLQEKYSREHSEYLRAQSQAAAAVVDGCGQQLQRLSLLGEDRRRCLLLEEERQRVAALRRMQIESEQFRFFEDQLRRQELANRRGEEAELKVETKVPEVTDGSCLSQQPIRDSVRSQGADPNRNRPAAPVSQSAATLAGVHAQRVEGLRRVVIPRDLTYRFLLLADANTARGIETCGVLCGRLMHNEFLLTHVVIPKQSAGPDFCDMENVEELFSFQDQQNLLTLGWIHTHPTQTAFLSSVDLHTHCSYQLMLPEAVAIVCAPKHNDTGVFRLSCSGMSEVSGCRLKGFHPHSKEPPLFSVRHSVLSPHCVPAASISINKQKLDIIISYSIFFGHFSDFFVNFLDFFQKNVRVQHRPAPTQSCTP